Proteins found in one Hoplias malabaricus isolate fHopMal1 chromosome 17, fHopMal1.hap1, whole genome shotgun sequence genomic segment:
- the LOC136674061 gene encoding olfactomedin-4-like: MMSLLFSVCVTTVFLTSVFQSVSGTPCVCELKNLVSPFPFSKLDNINRAASQCNGNITPKEMKEASGLMLGLQSRLKQLEESVSVLEREDDGKLYGAISLRIIELELAEVLQLMLKLNETLHSNQRLSEKTIAELQGMLEDMQNLEDFDYMQVVKKQRENQRMKRDLDRCQNKLQATAGPPTALPGHCPQGLLLNVSGPRTYSLTQYGTSYPYGAWGKDPKPAPGKEGMYWLVALTSSNVFANYVRQYNSWSTMMVGVGATDASISSSNPTTNTIQGPNVVMYGGALYYGCYNTPYVCRFNMSDYTVSNVALPPNTGINNKFPFAYLDLAYTYTDLDFATDESGVWVIYTSPENFGNIIISEVLTRTPPVLGRNWKTSLHKRTVTNTFMVCGVLYATRFLNKETEEIFYSFDTQTGIEHYDLRIHLKKMQPNVQSLNYNPQDRMLYMYSDAYILSYNVIFSDTLYA, encoded by the exons ATGATGTCTCTGctcttttctgtttgtgtgaccACTGTGTTTCTGACCTCTGTCTTTCAG AGTGTGAGCGGgactccgtgtgtgtgtgagctgaagAATTTGGTGAGTCCGTTCCCCTTCTCTAAACTGGACAACATCAACAGAGCGGCCTCCCAGTGCAACGGGAACATCACCCCCAAAGAG ATGAAGGAGGCGAGCGGGCTGATGTTGGGTCTgcagagcaggctgaagcagctggaggagagtgtgtctgtgttggagagagaggatgatggAAAACTGTATGGAGCCATTTCTCTGAGAATCATCGAGCTGGAGCTAGCTGAGGTTCTGCAGCTCATGCTCAAACTCAACGAGACTCTGCACTCAAACCAGAGGCTCAGTGAAAAGACCATCGCCgag TTACAGGGCATGCTGGAGGACATGCAGAACCTGGAGGACTTTGACTACATGCAGGTGGTGAAGAAGCAGCGAGAGAACCAGCGAATGAAGAGAGACTTGGATCGGTGCCAGAACAAACTGCAGGCCACCGCGGGGCCACCCACAGCTTTACCAG GACACTGTCCACAAGGGCTGCTACTCAACGTGTCTGGGCCAAGAACCTACTCCCTCACACAGTACGGCACCTCCTACCCTTACGGGGCCTGGGGCAAAGACCCCAAACCTGCTCCCGGGAAGGAGGGCATGTACTGGCTGGTGGCCCTCACCAGCAGCAATGTTTTTGCCAATTATGTTCGTCAGTACAACAGCTGGAGTACCATGATGGTGGGAGTAGGGGCCACAGACGCATCCATTTCTTCATCCAACcccaccaccaacaccatccAAGGGCCCAATGTGGTCATGTACGGTGGTGCGCTCTACTACGGCTGCTACAATACTCCGTATGTCTGCCGCTTCAACATGAGTGATTACACGGTCTCTAACGTGGCTCTTCCTCCGAACACAGGAATCAACAACAAGTTCCCCTTCGCTTACCTGGATTTAGCCTACACTTATACTGACCTTGACTTCGCCACAGACGAGTCGGGGGTTTGGGTCATCTACACCTCCCCCGAAAACTTCGGTAACATCATTATCAGTGAGGTGCTCACCAGGACCCCTCCGGTTCTGGGCAGAAACTGGAAGACGTCCCTCCACAAGCGAACGGTCACCAACACCTTCATGGTGTGTGGCGTTCTCTATGCTACCCGCTTCCTCAacaaagagacagaggagaTCTTCTATTCGTTCGACACTCAGACAGGCATAGAGCACTACGACCTCAGGATCCACCTCAAGAAGATGCAGCCCAATGTCCAATCACTGAATTACAACCCTCAAGACCGAATGCTGTATATGTACAGTGACGCCTACATCCTCTCGTACAATGTCATCTTTAGTGACACCCTTTATGCTTGA